The Pseudanabaena galeata CCNP1313 genome includes a region encoding these proteins:
- a CDS encoding photosystem I reaction center subunit XI, with product MTDFVKPFKNDPQLGNLSTPVSDSAIVKAFIGNLPAYRAGLSPSRRGLEIGMAHGYFIYGPFALLGPLRNTELASLAGLLATLASVVLLTVGLSLYGQTVTKLQSSSALEAPAELGTPAGWSEFASSFLLGGAGGAAFAYFLNYLEPMQKFLGLLWN from the coding sequence ATGACAGATTTTGTAAAACCCTTCAAAAACGATCCCCAACTAGGGAATTTGTCTACACCCGTTAGCGATTCTGCGATCGTTAAGGCTTTTATCGGCAACCTTCCTGCTTACCGTGCAGGCTTGTCTCCTAGCCGTCGTGGTCTAGAAATCGGCATGGCTCATGGCTACTTCATTTACGGGCCCTTTGCATTACTAGGACCTCTGAGAAATACAGAATTAGCTAGCCTTGCTGGTCTTTTGGCAACGCTCGCATCTGTTGTGCTTTTGACCGTTGGCTTGTCCTTATATGGTCAAACTGTAACTAAGTTGCAATCTAGCTCTGCCTTAGAAGCCCCTGCTGAATTGGGTACACCTGCTGGTTGGAGCGAATTTGCTAGTAGCTTCTTGCTTGGTGGTGCTGGTGGTGCTGCATTTGCATACTTCCTCAACTACCTAGAGCCAATGCAAAAATTCCTTGGTTTGCTTTGGAATTAG
- a CDS encoding photosystem I reaction center subunit VIII: MTGYYAHYYVSFIFVPLIGVILPIATMGLLLNYIEN; the protein is encoded by the coding sequence ATGACTGGATACTACGCACATTACTACGTCTCTTTCATCTTCGTACCACTCATTGGTGTAATCCTCCCGATCGCCACCATGGGATTACTTCTCAACTATATTGAGAACTAA